Proteins encoded in a region of the Zea mays cultivar B73 chromosome 2, Zm-B73-REFERENCE-NAM-5.0, whole genome shotgun sequence genome:
- the LOC100285076 gene encoding zeaxanthin epoxidase isoform X1, whose amino-acid sequence MLSTTWASPKATPIPSSPASQTATRLHPASSSNRTLRLVALPSPSAPRRRRRPGLPPPARAGLVATAAMPAPEPKARVLVAGGGIGGLAFALAAKRKGFEVLVLERDMSAVRGEGRYRGPIQLQSNALAALEAVDAAAADEIMDSGCVTGDRVNGIVDGVSGSWYIKFDTFTPAAERGLPVTRVISRMTLQQILARAVGDDAILNGSHVVDFIDDGSKVTAILEDGRKFEGDLLVGADGIWSKVRKTLFGHSDATYSGYTCYTGIADFVPPDIDTVGYRVFLGHKQYFVSSDVGAGKMQWYAFHNEEAGGTDPENGKKKKLLEIFDGWCDNVIDLINATDEEAVLRRDIYDRPPTMNWGKGRVTLLGDSVHAMQPNLGQGGCMAIEDGYQLAVELENAWQESVKTETPIDIVSSLRRYEKERRLRVAIIHGLARMAAIMATTYRPYLGVGLGPLSFLTKLRIPHPGRVGGRFFIKYGMPTMLSWVLGGNSSKLEGRLLSCRLSDKANDQLYQWFEDDDALEEAMGGEWYLIATSEGNCNSLQPIHLIRDEQRSLFVGSRSDPNDSASSLSLSSPQISERHATITCKNKAFYLTDLGSEHGTWITDNEGRRYRVPPNFPVRFHPSDVIEFGSDKKAMFRVKVLNTLPYESARSGNRQQQQVLQAA is encoded by the exons ATGCTGAGCACAACGTGGGCATCGCCGAAGGCGACCCCCATCCCCTCGTCTCCGGCCTCTCAGACGGCGACCCGGCTCCATCCCGCCTCCAGCAGCAACCGAACGCTCCGCCTTGTCGCGCTTCCCTCCCCGTCCGCGccgcggcggaggcggaggcCCGGCCTTCCTCCTCCTGCGCGCGCGGGGCTCGTCGCCACCGCGGCAATGCCGGCGCCGGAGCCCAAGGCGCGGGTCCTGGTGGCCGGCGGCGGCATCGGCGGCCTGGCCTTCGCGCTCGCCGCCAAGCGCAAGGGGTTCGAGGTGCTGGTGCTGGAGCGGGACATGAGCGCGGTCCGCGGGGAAGGGAGGTACCGCGGCCCGatccagctgcagagcaacgcgcTCGCCGCGCTCGAGGCCGTCGACGCCGCCGCGGCCGACGAGATCATGGACAGCGGCTGCGTCACGGGGGACCGCGTCAACGGCATCGTCGACGGCGTTTCTGGCTCCTG GTACATCAAGTTTGATACGTTTACTCCTGCAGCTGAGCGGGGGCTCCCAGTCACAAGGGTCATTAGCCGCATGACACTGCAACAAATCCTTGCTCGAGCAGTCGGCGATGATGCAATATTGAATGGAAGCCATGTAGTCGATTTTATAGATGATGGCAGTAAG GTTACTGCCATATTGGAGGATGGTAGAAAATTTGAAGGTGACCTTTTGGTTGGCGCCGATGGAATATGGTCAAAG GTGAGGAAGACACTATTCGGGCATTCGGATGCCACCTATTCAGGTTACACTTGCTACACTGGAATTGCAGATTTTGTGCCACCTGATATCGATACAGTTGG GTACCGAGTATTTCTTGGCCACAAACAGTACTTCGTCTCTTCGGATGTCGGTGCTGGTAAAATGCAATGGTACGCTTTTCACAATGAAGAGGCTGGTGGCACTGACCCTGAAAATG GCAAAAAGAAAAAATTGCTTGAGATATTCGACGGATGGTGTGATAATGTTATTGATTTGATAAATGCAACTGATGAAGAAGCAGTTCTTCGCCGAGATATATACGACCGCCCACCTACTATGAATTGGGGGAAAGGTCGTGTCACCTTGCTTGGTGATTCTGTCCATGCTATGCAGCCAAATCTGGGCCAAGGTGGCTGCATGGCTATTGAG GATGGTTACCAGCTGGCTGTAGAGCTAGAGAATGCCTGGCAAGAGAGTGTCAAAACTGAAACTCCTATAGACATAGTTTCCTCCTTGAGGCG CTACgagaaagagagaaggctgcgtgTTGCTATTATACATGGACTGGCAAGAATGGCAGCAATCATGGCTACCACCTATAGACCGTACTTGGGTGTTGGTCTAGGGCCTTTATCG TTTTTGACCAAGTTGCGGATACCACACCCTGGAAGAGTCGGTGGCAGATTCTTCATCAAGTATGGAATGCCTACGATGTTGAGCTGGGTGCTTGGTGGCAACAG CTCAAAACTAGAAGGAAGACTTTTAAGCTGCCGACTTTCTGACAAG GCAAATGACCAGCTTTATCAATGGTTTGAGGATGATGACGCACTGGAAGAAGCTATGGGTGGAGA ATGGTACCTCATCGCAACAAGTGAAGGAAACTGCAATAGCTTGCAGCCCATTCATTTAATTAGGGATGAGCAGAGGTCACTCTTTGTTGG AAGCCGGTCAGATCCTAATGATTCAGCTTCTTCCCTATCATTGTCCTCTCCACAG ATATCAGAAAGACATGCTACTATCACATGCAAGAATAAAGCTTTCTATCTGACTGATCTCGGAAGCGAACATGGTACCTGGATTACCGA CAATGAAGGTAGACGTTACCGCGTGCCACCAAACTTCCCAGTTCGTTTCCATCCCTCCGATGTCATTGAGTTTGGTTCCGATAAGAAG GCTATGTTCCGGGTGAAGGTGCTGAACACGCTCCCGTATGAATCTGCAAGAAGTGGGAATCGGCAGCAACAGCAAGTCCTTCAGGCAGCATGA
- the LOC100285076 gene encoding zeaxanthin epoxidase, with protein MALLSATSPAKAHLPTLLAYHDEPQQHQHALPPAHPQCFGGGGGKARQRARGRCAAAMRPLDAAVAPAPTPAAGEAPRKRPRVLVAGGGIGGLVLALAARRKGYDVTVFERDLSAVRGEGQYRGPIQIQSNALAALEAIDMSVAEEVMRVGCVTGDRINGLVDGMSGSWYIKFDTFTPAAERGLPVTRVISRMTLQQILARAVGDDAILNGSHVVDFIDDGSKVTAILEDGRKFEGDLLVGADGIWSKVRKTLFGHSDATYSGYTCYTGIADFVPPDIDTVGYRVFLGHKQYFVSSDVGAGKMQWYAFHNEEAGGTDPENGKKKKLLEIFDGWCDNVIDLINATDEEAVLRRDIYDRPPTMNWGKGRVTLLGDSVHAMQPNLGQGGCMAIEDGYQLAVELENAWQESVKTETPIDIVSSLRRYEKERRLRVAIIHGLARMAAIMATTYRPYLGVGLGPLSFLTKLRIPHPGRVGGRFFIKYGMPTMLSWVLGGNSSKLEGRLLSCRLSDKANDQLYQWFEDDDALEEAMGGEWYLIATSEGNCNSLQPIHLIRDEQRSLFVGSRSDPNDSASSLSLSSPQISERHATITCKNKAFYLTDLGSEHGTWITDNEGRRYRVPPNFPVRFHPSDVIEFGSDKKAMFRVKVLNTLPYESARSGNRQQQQVLQAA; from the exons ATGGCGCTGCTCTCCGCCACTTCACCCGCCAAGGCGCACCTGCCGACGCTCCTCGCCTACCACGACGAGCCGCAGCAGCACCAGCACGCTCTCCCGCCTGCACACCCGCAGTGCTTCGGCGGCGGCGGGGGCAAGGCCAGGCAACGGGCGCGGGGCCGGTGCGCGGCGGCAATGCGGCCTCTGGACGCGGCCGTCGCTCCCGCTCCCACGCCCGCGGCCGGTGAGGCGCCGCGGAAGAGGCCCCGGGTGCTGGTGGCCGGCGGTGGTATCGGCGGACTCGTTCTCGCGCTGGCGGCGCGACGCAAGGGGTACGACGTGACGGTGTTCGAGCGCGACCTGAGCGCGGTGCGCGGGGAGGGCCAGTACCGCGGACCCATCCAGATCCAGAGCAACGCGCTGGCTGCGCTGGAGGCCATCGACATGTCCGTCGCCGAGGAGGTCATGCGCGTCGGCTGCGTCACCGGCGACCGTATCAATGGCCTCGTCGATGGCATGTCCGGCTCCTG GTACATCAAGTTTGATACGTTTACTCCTGCAGCTGAGCGGGGGCTCCCAGTCACAAGGGTCATTAGCCGCATGACACTGCAACAAATCCTTGCTCGAGCAGTCGGCGATGATGCAATATTGAATGGAAGCCATGTAGTCGATTTTATAGATGATGGCAGTAAG GTTACTGCCATATTGGAGGATGGTAGAAAATTTGAAGGTGACCTTTTGGTTGGCGCCGATGGAATATGGTCAAAG GTGAGGAAGACACTATTCGGGCATTCGGATGCCACCTATTCAGGTTACACTTGCTACACTGGAATTGCAGATTTTGTGCCACCTGATATCGATACAGTTGG GTACCGAGTATTTCTTGGCCACAAACAGTACTTCGTCTCTTCGGATGTCGGTGCTGGTAAAATGCAATGGTACGCTTTTCACAATGAAGAGGCTGGTGGCACTGACCCTGAAAATG GCAAAAAGAAAAAATTGCTTGAGATATTCGACGGATGGTGTGATAATGTTATTGATTTGATAAATGCAACTGATGAAGAAGCAGTTCTTCGCCGAGATATATACGACCGCCCACCTACTATGAATTGGGGGAAAGGTCGTGTCACCTTGCTTGGTGATTCTGTCCATGCTATGCAGCCAAATCTGGGCCAAGGTGGCTGCATGGCTATTGAG GATGGTTACCAGCTGGCTGTAGAGCTAGAGAATGCCTGGCAAGAGAGTGTCAAAACTGAAACTCCTATAGACATAGTTTCCTCCTTGAGGCG CTACgagaaagagagaaggctgcgtgTTGCTATTATACATGGACTGGCAAGAATGGCAGCAATCATGGCTACCACCTATAGACCGTACTTGGGTGTTGGTCTAGGGCCTTTATCG TTTTTGACCAAGTTGCGGATACCACACCCTGGAAGAGTCGGTGGCAGATTCTTCATCAAGTATGGAATGCCTACGATGTTGAGCTGGGTGCTTGGTGGCAACAG CTCAAAACTAGAAGGAAGACTTTTAAGCTGCCGACTTTCTGACAAG GCAAATGACCAGCTTTATCAATGGTTTGAGGATGATGACGCACTGGAAGAAGCTATGGGTGGAGA ATGGTACCTCATCGCAACAAGTGAAGGAAACTGCAATAGCTTGCAGCCCATTCATTTAATTAGGGATGAGCAGAGGTCACTCTTTGTTGG AAGCCGGTCAGATCCTAATGATTCAGCTTCTTCCCTATCATTGTCCTCTCCACAG ATATCAGAAAGACATGCTACTATCACATGCAAGAATAAAGCTTTCTATCTGACTGATCTCGGAAGCGAACATGGTACCTGGATTACCGA CAATGAAGGTAGACGTTACCGCGTGCCACCAAACTTCCCAGTTCGTTTCCATCCCTCCGATGTCATTGAGTTTGGTTCCGATAAGAAG GCTATGTTCCGGGTGAAGGTGCTGAACACGCTCCCGTATGAATCTGCAAGAAGTGGGAATCGGCAGCAACAGCAAGTCCTTCAGGCAGCATGA